The Plasmodium cynomolgi strain B DNA, scaffold: 0162, whole genome shotgun sequence nucleotide sequence TTGGTGTTAGGTAAAAACTATTAATTTGTTACAGAATTAAATGTTACACGGTACATCGTGTCGCCTAATTTCATATCTCGATTTCctgaattatttaataaaaaatcttgataattattttttatatttttgattaATATTATTCCTCCCTAATATTTTAGTATTTATCCAAGTACCgaaaggagtaaactaacacaaaaaatttagtatgtgtatgcatatataattagaataaattcttataaaataaacataagcATTATCAATAAATCTAatcattaataaattatatttttttcaaccttATATATCAGTGGAATTATGAGTAAGGGTATTAGGGAGCTAGTCAATCCTTGAATTAGCAtgcttttttcctcttctctTCCTAATAAATTATCGTACTCTGAATTAGTATCGTACTCTGGATAAGGATCGCACTCTAAATCAGGAGTGTACTCTGGTAATAGATATGTAGTATTCCCTCtacaattatatttatcttcCCCATACACAATTATGGAATTATAACCTTTTTGAAAGTTCCCTAGTGCCTTATAATATTCATCATTAATACCATAGCACATATTTATTGctgcattatatttttcataacatTTCTTTGTGTAAGCTGAGCATTGTGCATTTATTGGATCTTCCTCAACGGGGTTtaacaatatattttgaattatatcctttttgtaatataaatcatataataatttcatattttcaataatttCTGGatctatatttttcatatagtTTTCCAAATCATTActtttagaaaaataatctggattattattctttattttgttgtaaaAATCTTTTACATTAATTTCATTTCTATTTACAACACTATtctttaatttatcatttagCCAGAAGTTCAAGAAACTACAATTAGAACTTGAATAAATATCTTCTAATTTAGTACCTTGGACTGCATATGTACTAAAAGATTTATAAAGAAACTTAAAttctttacatatattttcgCCAGATGAATGATTATTGAACGTCAAATTAGTTGATAATGATTTacaatttgtttctttttctacatcatctttttattttaagatgttctaaaattttatgataataaggtgagttttcacaaaatttatactaaaaaagaaaaaaataaaataattataaaaatataaaaattcatttttacaaaaatgctttttatttaatatacgTATTATAAGAAAACATAACGATTcttcaataaatatttattttaatataatttaattatatataaatacttttCCAGAGCCTTCCTCATATGGCATTTTGTTCAGAttaaccttttttgtgttgtttAGGAttcaggtttagggttaaggTTTAGTTTTAGGTTTTaggttttagggttcaggctTTTAGGGTTTTAgtgtttaggtttagggtttaggtttagggtttagggtttagggtttgtAGTTTGGGTTTTTAggatttagggtttaggtttatgGTTTTGTTTTATGGTTCacggtttagggttcaggttttcatttttaggGTTAAGTGCTCATGTTTAGGGTTAAGGGTTTagttttaaaatttacgTTCATGCTTTAGGCAGCTgattttatgttttaattattatttttgattttttatgttttttgtttatttatcttCTTCTAGGTTTATTATTCAGGTTTACTTTTAgggttttcatttttaagttttaGGCTTATGTTTGATGTAGCTATAAGAACGTTGTGCTTTCGGAAAAGCAGGTTGAtctatattattatataggCCTTGttgaagaaatattataaatatcatCAACATACGTTCCAATTTTGGCAAACGTACTTTTGCATATATCTTCcgatgaataaaaa carries:
- a CDS encoding hypothetical protein (putative) — protein: DVEKETNCKSLSTNLTFNNHSSGENICKEFKFLYKSFSTYAVQGTKLEDIYSSSNCSFLNFWLNDKLKNSVVNRNEINVKDFYNKIKNNNPDYFSKSNDLENYMKNIDPEIIENMKLLYDLYYKKDIIQNILLNPVEEDPINAQCSAYTKKCYEKYNAAINMCYGINDEYYKALGNFQKGYNSIIVYGEDKYNCRGNTTYLLPEYTPDLECDPYPEYDTNSEYDNLLGREEEKSMLIQGLTSSLIPLLIIPLIYKVEKNIIY